From Canis aureus isolate CA01 chromosome 7, VMU_Caureus_v.1.0, whole genome shotgun sequence, a single genomic window includes:
- the PPT2 gene encoding lysosomal thioesterase PPT2 isoform X1 → MLGRRGLRLPPVGILLLLPFLPPPLPPAAPAPHRAAYKPVIVVHGLFDSSYSFRHLLEYINETHPGTVVTVLDLFDGRESLRPLWEQVQGFGEAVAPIMAKAPQGVHLICYSQGGLVCRALLSVMDEHNVDSFISLSSPQMGQYGDTDYLKWLFPTSMRSNLYRICYSPWGQEFSICNYWHDPHHDDLYLNASSFLALINGERDHPNATAWRKNFLRVGRLVLIGGPDDGVITPWQSSFFGFYDANETVLEMEEQLVYLRDSFGLKTLLARGAIVRCPMAGISHTAWHSNRTLYETCIEPWLS, encoded by the exons ATGCTGGGGCGCCGGGGCCTGCGGCTCCCCCCGGTGGGGATCCTGCTCCTGCTGCCGTtcctgccgccgccgctgccgcccgcagcccccgcgcCCCATCGCGCTGCCTACAAACCGGTCATCGTGGTGCACGGGCTGTTTGACAGCTCGTACAGCTTCCGCCACCTGCTGGAATACATCAACGAG ACACATCCCGGGACTGTGGTGACAGTGCTTGATCTCTTCGATGGGAGAGAGAGCTTGCGACCCTTGTGGGAACAGGTGCAAGGGTTTGGAGAGGCTGTGGCCCCCATCATGGCAAAGGCCCCTCAAGGGGTGCATCTCATCTGCTACTCGCAGG GGGGCCTGGTGTGCCGGGCGCTGCTCTCCGTCATGGATGAGCACAATGTGGattctttcatctctctctcttctccacaaATGGGACAGTATGGAG ATACGGACTATCTGAAGTGGCTCTTCCCTACCTCCATGAGGTCTAACCTCTACCGGATCTGCTATAGTCCCTGGGGCCAGGAATTCTCCATCTGCAACTACTGGCATG ACCCCCACCATGATGACTTGTACCTCAATGCCAGCAGTTTCCTGGCCCTGATCAATGGGGAGAGAGATCATCCCAATGCCACTG CATGGAGGAAGAACTTTCTTCGTGTGGGCCGCCTGGTGCTGATTGGGGGCCCTGATGATGGTGTCATTACCCCCTGGCAGTCCAG CTTCTTTGGTTTCTATGATGCAAATGAGACCGTCTTGGAGATGGAGGAGCAACTG GTTTATCTGCGGGATTCTTTTGGGTTGAAGACGCTGTTGGCTCGGGGAGCCATAGTGAGGTGTCCGATGGCTGGGATCTCCCATACGGCCTGGCACTCCAACCGGACCCTTTATGAGACCTGCATTGAACCTTGGCTCTCCTGA
- the PRRT1 gene encoding proline-rich transmembrane protein 1, producing the protein MSSEKSGLSDSVPHTSPPPYNAPQPPAEPPAPPPQAAPSSHHHHHHHYHQSGTATLPRLGAGGLASAAATAQRGPSSSATLPRPPHHAPPGPAAGAPPPGCATLPRMPPDPYLQETRFEGPLPPPPPAAAAPPPPAPSHTAQAPGFVVPTHTGAVGTLPLGGYVAPGYPLQLQPCTAYVPVYPVGTPYAGGTPGGTGVTSTLPPPPQGPGLALLEPRRPPHDYMPIAVLTTICCFWPTGIIAIFKAVQVRTALARGDMVSAEIASREARNFSFISLAVGIAAMVLCTILTVVIIIAAQHHENYWDP; encoded by the exons ATGTCATCGGAAAAGtcag GCCTTTCggactcagtccctcacacctcTCCGCCACCCTATaatgccccccagccccccgccgaaccccccgccccacccccacaggCAGCCCCTTCCtctcaccatcaccaccaccaccactaccaccagtCCGGGACGGCCACCCTCCCGCGCCTAGGGGCAGGCGGCCTGGCTTCCGCCGCGGCCACTGCTCAGCGCGGCCCCTCATCTTCAGCCACTCTGCCGCGACCACCACACcacgccccgcccggcccggccgccggggCGCCCCCACCCGGCTGCGCCACCTTGCCCCGCATGCCACCCGACCCTTACCTGCAGGAGACTCGCTTCGAGGGCCcgctgcccccgccgccgccaGCCGCCGCCGCTCCGCCCCCGCCGGCGCCCTCTCATACTGCCCAGGCTCCCGGCTTCGTGGTGCCCACGCACACGGGTGCGGTAGGCACGCTGCCACTGGGGGGCTACGTAGCCCCCGGCTACCCCCTACAGCTGCAGCCTTGCACTGCCTACGTGCCGGTCTACCCGGTGGGCACG CCCTACGCAGGCGGGACCCCGGGGGGCACAGGAGTGACCTCCAcactccccccgccgccccagggcccagggctggcccTGCTGGAGCCAAGGCGCCCGCCGCACGACTACATGCCCATCGCGGTGCTGACCACCATCTGCTGCTTCTGGCCCACGGGCATCATCGCCATCTTCAAGGCCGTGCAG GTGCGCACGGCCTTGGCCCGCGGAGACATGGTGTCTGCCGAGATCGCATCACGCGAGGCCCGGAACTTCTCCTTTATCTCCCTGGCGGTGGGCATCGCAGCCATGGTGCTCTGTACCATCCTCACCGTAGTCATCATCATTGCCGCGCAGCACCACGAGAACTACTGGGATCCGTGA
- the EGFL8 gene encoding epidermal growth factor-like protein 8 isoform X1 has product MASRDELYNLLGGLSSLLLLMSVQGAKGGSLKESQGVCSKHMLVVPLHYNESYSQPVYKPYLTMCNGRRICSTYRTTYRVAWREVKREVQQTHVVCCQGWKKRHPGALTCDEAICAKPCLNRGVCVRPEQCQCAPGWGGKHCHVDVDECRTGVTLCSHHCLNTAGSFTCGCPQGLVLGPDGRTCAEGNLEPPTGTSVLSVAVREAEHDEHALRREIWELRGRLERLEQWARQAGAWVRAVLPMPPEELQPEQVAELWGWSDRIESLSDQVLLLEERLGACESSVPLCLNPHPPMAAPSSPRHLSLVHFSFPQTLSQHLASPYCPQIATLHPFLWYPVPNLFIVG; this is encoded by the exons ATGGCGTCCAGGGATGAGCTGTACAATCTCTTAGGTGGACTCTCATCCCTCCTGCTGCTGATGTCAGTCCAGGGGGCCAAGGGTGGATCCCTCAAAGAGAG TCAGGGGGTCTGCTCCAAGCATATGCTGGTGGTCCCCCTCCATTACAACGAGTCCTACAGCCAACCAGTGTATAAGCCCTACCTGACCATGTGCAATGGAAGGCGCATCTGCAGCACCTACAG GACCACATATCGAGTGGCATGGAGGGAGGTGAAGAGGGAGGTGCAGCAGACCCATGTTGTGTGCTGCCAAGGCTGGAAGAAGCGGCATCCAGGGGCGCTCACCTGTGATGAAG CCATCTGCGCCAAGCCCTGTCTGAACCGAGGTGTCTGCGTCAGGCCAGAGCAGTGCCAGTGCGCCCCAGGCTGGGGTGGGAAGCACTGTCACGTGG ACGTGGATGAATGTAGGACTGGCGTCACCCTCTGCTCACACCATTGCCTCAACACGGCAGGCAGCTTCACCTGTGGTTGTCCCCAAGGTCTGGTGCTGGGCCCAGATGGGCGCACCTGTGCAGAGGGCAACCTGGAGCCCCCAACTGGCACCAGCGTCCTCAGCGTGGCGG TTCGGGAAGCAGAACATGATGAGCACGCCTTGAGGCGGGAGATTTGGGAGCTGCGGGGGCGCCTGGAGCGACTGGAGCAG TGGGCCCGTCAGGCTGGGGCCTGGGTCCGAGCTGTGCTGCCCATGCCACCTGAAGAGTTACAGCCAGAACAGGTGGCGGAGCTATGGGGCTGGAGCGACAGGATTGAGTCTCTCAGCGACCAGGTGCTGCTGCTGGAGGAGAGGCTAGGTGCCTGTGAGTCCTCAGTCCCTCTCTGCTTGAACCCCCATCCCCCTATGGCTGCCCCCAGCTCTCCCAGACACCTTTCCCTAGTTcacttttctttcccccaaaccCTTTCTCAACACTTAGCTTCCCCATACTGTCCCCAGATAGCTACACTTCATCCCTTTCTCTGGTACCCTGTCCCTAATCTATTTATTGTTGGGTAA
- the AGPAT1 gene encoding 1-acyl-sn-glycerol-3-phosphate acyltransferase alpha, which yields MELWPGVWTVLLLLLLLLLLLLPALWFCSPSAKYFFKMAFYNGWILFLAVLAIPVCAVRGRNVENMKILRLMLLHIKYLYGIRVEVRGAHHFPPSQPYVVVSNHQSSLDLLGMMEVLPGRCVPIAKRELLWAGSAGLACWLAGVIFIDRKRTGDAISVMSEVAQTLLTQDVRVWVFPEGTRNHNGSMLPFKRGAFHLAVQAQVPIVPIVMSSYQDFYCKKERRFTSGRCQVRVLPPVPTEGLTPDDVPALADRVRHSMLTVFREISTDGRGSGDYLKKSGGVGEARL from the exons ATGGAGTTGTGGCCAGGGGTATGGactgtgctgctgctgctcctcctgctgctgctgctcctgctgcctgCCCTGTGGTTCTGCAGCCCCAGTGCCAAATACTTCTTCAAGATGGCCTTCTACAATGGCTGGATCCTCTTCCTGGCTGTGCTCGCCATCCCTGTGTGTGCTGTGCGAGGACGCAACGTTGAGAACATGAA GATCTTGCGCCTGATGCTGCTCCACATCAAATACCTGTACGGGATCCGAGTGGAGGTGCGTGGGGCTCACCACTTCCCTCCTTCACAGCCCTACGTCGTGGTCTCCAACCACCAGAGCTCACTCGACCTGCTTG GGATGATGGAGGTACTGCCAGGCCGCTGTGTACCCATTGCCAAGCGTGAGCTGCTGTGGGCTGGCTCCGCTGGACTGGCCTGCTGGCTGGCAGGAGTTATCTTCATCGACCGGAAGCGCACTGGGGATGCCATCAGTGTCATGTCAGAAGTCGCCCAGACCCTGCTCACCCAGGAC GTGCGGGTCTGGGTTTTTCCTGAGGGCACAAGAAACCACAATGGCTCCATGCTGCCCTTCAAACGTGGCGCCTTCCACCTTGCAGTTCAGGCCCAG gtTCCCATTGTCCCCATAGTCATGTCCTCCTATCAAGACTTCTATTGCAAGAAGGAGCGCCGCTTCACTTCGG GACGATGTCAGGTACGGGTGCTGCCCCCAGTGCCCACAGAAGGGCTGACACCAGATGACGTCCCAGCTCTGGCTGACAGAGTCCGACACTCCATGCTCACCGTTTTCCGGGAAATCTCCACTGATGGCCGGGGCAGTGGTGACTATCTGAAGAAGTCTGGAGGGGTGGGCGAGGCCCGGCTCTGA
- the PPT2 gene encoding lysosomal thioesterase PPT2 isoform X2 has translation MACGELQTHPGTVVTVLDLFDGRESLRPLWEQVQGFGEAVAPIMAKAPQGVHLICYSQGGLVCRALLSVMDEHNVDSFISLSSPQMGQYGDTDYLKWLFPTSMRSNLYRICYSPWGQEFSICNYWHDPHHDDLYLNASSFLALINGERDHPNATAWRKNFLRVGRLVLIGGPDDGVITPWQSSFFGFYDANETVLEMEEQLVYLRDSFGLKTLLARGAIVRCPMAGISHTAWHSNRTLYETCIEPWLS, from the exons ATGGCCTGCGGTGAGCTGCAG ACACATCCCGGGACTGTGGTGACAGTGCTTGATCTCTTCGATGGGAGAGAGAGCTTGCGACCCTTGTGGGAACAGGTGCAAGGGTTTGGAGAGGCTGTGGCCCCCATCATGGCAAAGGCCCCTCAAGGGGTGCATCTCATCTGCTACTCGCAGG GGGGCCTGGTGTGCCGGGCGCTGCTCTCCGTCATGGATGAGCACAATGTGGattctttcatctctctctcttctccacaaATGGGACAGTATGGAG ATACGGACTATCTGAAGTGGCTCTTCCCTACCTCCATGAGGTCTAACCTCTACCGGATCTGCTATAGTCCCTGGGGCCAGGAATTCTCCATCTGCAACTACTGGCATG ACCCCCACCATGATGACTTGTACCTCAATGCCAGCAGTTTCCTGGCCCTGATCAATGGGGAGAGAGATCATCCCAATGCCACTG CATGGAGGAAGAACTTTCTTCGTGTGGGCCGCCTGGTGCTGATTGGGGGCCCTGATGATGGTGTCATTACCCCCTGGCAGTCCAG CTTCTTTGGTTTCTATGATGCAAATGAGACCGTCTTGGAGATGGAGGAGCAACTG GTTTATCTGCGGGATTCTTTTGGGTTGAAGACGCTGTTGGCTCGGGGAGCCATAGTGAGGTGTCCGATGGCTGGGATCTCCCATACGGCCTGGCACTCCAACCGGACCCTTTATGAGACCTGCATTGAACCTTGGCTCTCCTGA
- the EGFL8 gene encoding epidermal growth factor-like protein 8 isoform X2 — MASRDELYNLLGGLSSLLLLMSVQGAKGGSLKESQGVCSKHMLVVPLHYNESYSQPVYKPYLTMCNGRRICSTYRTTYRVAWREVKREVQQTHVVCCQGWKKRHPGALTCDEAICAKPCLNRGVCVRPEQCQCAPGWGGKHCHVDVDECRTGVTLCSHHCLNTAGSFTCGCPQGLVLGPDGRTCAEGNLEPPTGTSVLSVAVREAEHDEHALRREIWELRGRLERLEQWARQAGAWVRAVLPMPPEELQPEQVAELWGWSDRIESLSDQVLLLEERLGACSCEDNSLGPGLNRQPIRNLSRTLAL; from the exons ATGGCGTCCAGGGATGAGCTGTACAATCTCTTAGGTGGACTCTCATCCCTCCTGCTGCTGATGTCAGTCCAGGGGGCCAAGGGTGGATCCCTCAAAGAGAG TCAGGGGGTCTGCTCCAAGCATATGCTGGTGGTCCCCCTCCATTACAACGAGTCCTACAGCCAACCAGTGTATAAGCCCTACCTGACCATGTGCAATGGAAGGCGCATCTGCAGCACCTACAG GACCACATATCGAGTGGCATGGAGGGAGGTGAAGAGGGAGGTGCAGCAGACCCATGTTGTGTGCTGCCAAGGCTGGAAGAAGCGGCATCCAGGGGCGCTCACCTGTGATGAAG CCATCTGCGCCAAGCCCTGTCTGAACCGAGGTGTCTGCGTCAGGCCAGAGCAGTGCCAGTGCGCCCCAGGCTGGGGTGGGAAGCACTGTCACGTGG ACGTGGATGAATGTAGGACTGGCGTCACCCTCTGCTCACACCATTGCCTCAACACGGCAGGCAGCTTCACCTGTGGTTGTCCCCAAGGTCTGGTGCTGGGCCCAGATGGGCGCACCTGTGCAGAGGGCAACCTGGAGCCCCCAACTGGCACCAGCGTCCTCAGCGTGGCGG TTCGGGAAGCAGAACATGATGAGCACGCCTTGAGGCGGGAGATTTGGGAGCTGCGGGGGCGCCTGGAGCGACTGGAGCAG TGGGCCCGTCAGGCTGGGGCCTGGGTCCGAGCTGTGCTGCCCATGCCACCTGAAGAGTTACAGCCAGAACAGGTGGCGGAGCTATGGGGCTGGAGCGACAGGATTGAGTCTCTCAGCGACCAGGTGCTGCTGCTGGAGGAGAGGCTAGGTGCCT GCTCCTGTGAGGACAATAGCCTGGGCCCAGGTCTCAATCGGCAGCCGATAAGGAACCTCTCCAGAACCCTGGCCCTCTAA